Proteins encoded within one genomic window of Lysinibacillus louembei:
- a CDS encoding cation diffusion facilitator family transporter, whose protein sequence is MGHEHSHAHTNNKKILLISFLIITTYMLVEAVGGVLTKSLALLSDAGHMFSDSISLAIALIAFKLGEKAVTYNKTFGYKRFEVLAALFNGVTLVAIALIIFYEAIERFVNPPEVATVGMLIISSIGLAVNILVAWIMMRGADTEENLNMRGAFLHVISDMLGSVGAIIAALFIMFFGWGWADPLASVIVAILVLRSGYFVAKKAIHILMEGTPADVDINQVVQAIAKVEGVKGIHDVHAWTITSGFHAFSCHIVVDEQLTVAESNKITHSIEHLLQHKGIHHIALQMEPANHHHDEAILCTLEAAPEHHH, encoded by the coding sequence ATGGGACATGAACACAGCCATGCACACACAAATAACAAAAAAATATTGCTCATTTCCTTTTTAATTATTACGACATATATGCTCGTTGAAGCAGTTGGGGGCGTCCTGACAAAAAGTCTCGCCTTACTGTCTGATGCTGGACATATGTTCAGTGACTCAATTTCATTAGCTATTGCCTTGATTGCTTTTAAATTGGGTGAAAAAGCCGTTACGTATAATAAAACATTCGGCTATAAACGCTTTGAAGTTTTAGCAGCATTATTTAACGGTGTTACATTAGTTGCGATTGCCTTAATTATTTTTTATGAAGCAATTGAGCGTTTTGTTAATCCACCAGAGGTAGCCACAGTAGGTATGCTTATTATTAGCTCCATTGGACTTGCTGTAAATATTTTAGTCGCATGGATTATGATGAGAGGTGCTGATACAGAGGAAAATTTAAATATGCGAGGCGCTTTTTTACATGTAATAAGCGATATGCTCGGCTCAGTTGGTGCAATTATTGCTGCATTGTTCATCATGTTTTTTGGTTGGGGCTGGGCTGACCCGTTAGCAAGTGTTATTGTAGCTATTCTTGTGTTACGTAGCGGCTATTTCGTAGCCAAAAAGGCGATTCATATTTTAATGGAGGGCACACCAGCAGATGTTGATATTAATCAAGTCGTTCAAGCAATAGCAAAAGTAGAAGGTGTTAAAGGCATTCACGATGTCCATGCTTGGACAATCACAAGTGGCTTTCATGCCTTCTCCTGTCATATCGTAGTTGATGAACAGCTAACAGTTGCTGAAAGCAATAAAATCACACATTCGATTGAGCATTTGCTACAGCATAAAGGGATTCATCATATTGCATTGCAAATGGAGCCAGCAAATCATCATCACGATGAGGCAATTCTTTGCACACTAGAAGCAGCTCCTGAGCATCATCATTAA
- a CDS encoding ArsR/SmtB family transcription factor, which yields MQNNDHQQINHLDEETLFVVSQTFKALSDPTRIRILNLLCCGEHSVNHIAETLDLSQSTVSHQLRFLKNLRLVKFRREGTTLYYTKDDDHIMNLLQQAIEHAAH from the coding sequence ATGCAAAATAACGATCATCAACAAATAAATCATTTAGACGAGGAAACTTTATTCGTTGTATCTCAAACATTTAAAGCATTAAGTGATCCAACAAGGATACGCATTTTAAATTTACTTTGCTGCGGTGAACATTCTGTCAACCATATCGCTGAAACGTTGGATTTAAGCCAATCGACAGTATCTCATCAGCTACGCTTTTTAAAAAACCTGCGATTAGTAAAGTTCCGACGTGAAGGCACAACACTTTACTACACAAAGGACGATGACCATATTATGAACTTACTACAGCAAGCAATTGAGCATGCTGCACATTAG
- a CDS encoding response regulator transcription factor codes for MKQVLVIKNERSLTKKIVSGLKQEGHFNLTLHNENKGLNIVYEQDWDIIVLDWDLLSISGIEICRQIRAVKTTPIIIVTNNISSQDCIAGLQAGADDYIRKPFVKEELVARIKVVLRRWEGSQSGEPDFFRFKELLVDTSRNIVTKDGETLPLTRREYDLLVFLIKNKNKILSREMLLNQVWGYDVAVNPNVVDLYIGYLRKKLKGEKKDQYIQTIHGRGYSMIE; via the coding sequence TTGAAGCAAGTGTTGGTAATTAAAAATGAACGGTCTTTAACAAAGAAAATCGTAAGTGGTCTAAAGCAAGAAGGCCATTTCAATTTAACGCTTCATAATGAAAATAAAGGTTTAAATATAGTATATGAGCAAGATTGGGATATTATAGTACTGGATTGGGATTTATTAAGTATATCTGGAATAGAAATTTGCAGACAAATAAGGGCTGTTAAAACGACGCCAATTATTATTGTGACAAACAATATATCTAGCCAAGATTGCATAGCAGGATTACAAGCAGGAGCAGATGATTATATAAGAAAACCATTTGTGAAAGAAGAATTGGTAGCAAGAATAAAAGTTGTTTTAAGAAGATGGGAAGGGAGCCAGTCAGGCGAGCCTGATTTTTTCCGTTTTAAAGAGCTACTGGTTGATACATCGCGCAATATTGTAACAAAAGATGGCGAAACCCTCCCACTTACTAGGCGGGAGTATGACCTACTTGTATTTTTAATTAAGAATAAAAATAAAATATTGAGCCGTGAAATGCTATTGAACCAGGTTTGGGGATATGATGTTGCAGTAAATCCTAATGTAGTAGATTTATATATTGGTTATTTAAGAAAAAAGCTAAAGGGCGAGAAGAAAGACCAATATATTCAAACAATACATGGCAGAGGCTATTCAATGATTGAGTAG
- a CDS encoding siderophore ABC transporter substrate-binding protein → MKKSMLLKLVSILAVLTLLLVACSDSSKDSNGAKETEETNQESNSTGADETEEATEPTTVEITDIHGTVTVPVNPKNVVALDNRTFETLQDWGIELVAVPKDVMPADLSYVKDESVQNIGNHREPNLEILAAANPELVIVGQRFADYYEDIKKLVPNATVIDLSFDVSGETGAPGESFVNGFKDTTIALGQVFDKNDEAKQLVADFDKAIEDAKSAYNGTDTVMSVIVSGGNIGFAAPHSGRVWGPMYEIFGWTPALEVTESTSDHQGDEVSVEAIAQSNPDWLFVLDRDAAIAGEEELVPAQDVISNSPALQNTTAVSKEQIVYAPADTYTNESIQTYIELFENLANTLAK, encoded by the coding sequence ATGAAAAAATCAATGTTATTAAAGCTAGTTAGTATTCTAGCAGTTTTGACTTTGCTATTAGTCGCTTGCTCAGATTCAAGTAAGGACAGTAATGGAGCTAAGGAGACTGAAGAAACAAATCAAGAATCAAATTCTACTGGAGCAGATGAGACTGAAGAGGCTACTGAACCTACGACAGTAGAAATTACTGATATTCATGGAACTGTTACTGTTCCTGTAAATCCAAAGAATGTAGTTGCTTTAGATAATAGAACTTTTGAAACTTTACAAGATTGGGGAATTGAATTAGTAGCTGTGCCAAAGGATGTAATGCCTGCGGATTTATCATATGTAAAAGATGAGTCAGTTCAAAATATCGGGAACCACCGTGAACCAAATCTTGAAATTTTAGCAGCGGCAAATCCTGAGCTTGTAATTGTAGGTCAACGATTTGCAGACTACTATGAAGATATCAAAAAATTAGTACCAAATGCTACAGTGATTGACCTTAGCTTTGATGTTTCTGGTGAAACTGGCGCACCTGGAGAAAGCTTTGTAAATGGATTTAAGGATACTACAATTGCTTTAGGTCAAGTTTTTGATAAAAATGACGAAGCTAAACAATTAGTAGCTGATTTTGATAAAGCTATCGAAGATGCTAAGTCTGCATATAACGGAACGGATACAGTGATGAGTGTCATCGTTTCTGGTGGAAATATCGGTTTTGCAGCTCCTCATTCTGGACGTGTTTGGGGACCAATGTATGAAATTTTTGGATGGACTCCAGCATTAGAAGTTACTGAGTCTACATCAGATCACCAAGGTGATGAAGTTTCTGTTGAAGCGATTGCACAAAGCAATCCTGATTGGCTGTTCGTTTTAGATCGTGATGCTGCAATAGCTGGCGAAGAGGAATTAGTACCTGCTCAGGATGTTATTAGTAACTCACCAGCTCTTCAAAACACAACAGCTGTTTCTAAAGAACAAATTGTTTATGCACCAGCGGATACTTACACAAATGAATCTATTCAAACTTATATAGAGCTATTTGAAAACCTTGCAAATACTTTAGCTAAGTAA
- a CDS encoding ABC transporter permease, with protein sequence MPKNITSRVENLSQPQFYNHNKIWTKSFIVTIIVVVILGIISLFTGVYDIRGQEDGTEMFFITRVPRTVALMLTGAAMAMAGLVMQLLTQNRFVEPTTTGTIEWAGLGLLLVYLLVPAPTLVMRMTGAIIFSFIGTMIFFLFLRRVKLRSSLIVPIIGLMLGAVISAVSTFIGLLFQMTQSIENWFVGSFAAVQVGRYEYLWIIVIVTLFIFIYANRLTLAGLGEDVATSLGANYNRIVFVGTGLISLAVGIVAAVIGNLPFLGLIVPNIVSMFRGDDLRSNLPWVCLIGMGTITTCDIISRTIIMPFEVPVSLILGTVGAVVFITILLRQRKPRRLR encoded by the coding sequence GTGCCAAAAAATATAACTTCTAGGGTTGAGAATCTTTCTCAACCCCAGTTTTATAACCACAATAAGATATGGACCAAGTCTTTTATAGTAACGATTATAGTTGTTGTAATTTTAGGCATTATTTCACTGTTCACTGGGGTTTACGATATACGTGGACAAGAGGATGGCACGGAGATGTTTTTCATTACTCGTGTTCCAAGAACGGTGGCATTAATGCTTACTGGGGCAGCAATGGCAATGGCAGGACTCGTCATGCAATTGCTTACACAAAATCGCTTTGTGGAACCTACCACAACAGGAACAATTGAATGGGCAGGTTTAGGGCTTCTTCTTGTTTATTTATTAGTTCCAGCTCCAACTTTAGTTATGAGAATGACAGGGGCAATCATTTTTTCTTTTATAGGAACAATGATTTTCTTTTTATTTTTAAGAAGAGTGAAGCTACGTTCTTCTTTAATTGTCCCGATTATTGGATTGATGCTTGGTGCAGTCATTTCAGCAGTCTCCACCTTTATTGGACTTCTTTTTCAAATGACACAAAGCATTGAAAATTGGTTCGTCGGTTCTTTTGCGGCCGTACAAGTTGGGCGATATGAATATTTATGGATAATTGTTATTGTTACTTTGTTTATTTTTATTTATGCGAATCGATTGACATTAGCAGGACTAGGTGAAGATGTTGCGACAAGCCTTGGCGCTAATTATAATAGAATCGTTTTTGTAGGTACAGGTCTTATTTCTTTAGCAGTTGGAATTGTTGCAGCAGTTATTGGAAACCTACCTTTTTTAGGTTTAATTGTCCCAAATATTGTTTCCATGTTTAGAGGAGATGACCTTAGAAGTAATTTGCCTTGGGTATGTCTGATAGGAATGGGTACTATCACTACTTGTGATATCATTTCTCGAACAATTATTATGCCTTTTGAAGTGCCTGTTTCTTTAATACTTGGAACAGTAGGGGCAGTTGTATTTATTACTATTTTATTGAGACAAAGAAAACCAAGGAGGCTAAGATGA
- a CDS encoding iron chelate uptake ABC transporter family permease subunit produces MSTLEYRNKENVEIDSSLHHKSRSARAFRSKKEERRYWILLITFIACGLLASYGLLVYNNPVPIDSPSFIPVVIRRIVAIVAMIIAAICHSLSTVAFQSITNNKIITPSLLGFESLYSTIHTSTIFFFGASALINFSGISSFIFQVILMVLMSLILYGWLLSGKYGNLQLMLLVGIIIGTGLNSVSTFMRRLLAPSEFDILQAKLFGSVNHADAAYFPIVIPMVIIIGLLLIAHSKNLNVLSLGKDVSTSFGVRHQSSVIYTLILVAILMSISTALIGPLTFYGFLVATLSYQAAPTYDHRYIFPMAFAIGFLIITSAYFLMYHVFNAQGVVSVIIELFGGVIFLIVILRKRAL; encoded by the coding sequence ATGAGCACATTGGAATATAGAAATAAAGAAAATGTCGAAATTGATTCTAGCCTCCATCATAAAAGTAGGTCAGCGAGGGCTTTTCGTTCTAAGAAAGAAGAAAGACGTTATTGGATTTTACTGATAACATTTATTGCTTGCGGTCTACTTGCTTCATATGGGCTTTTAGTTTATAACAATCCAGTTCCAATCGATTCACCTTCTTTTATCCCAGTTGTGATAAGAAGGATTGTAGCGATTGTTGCAATGATTATTGCTGCGATTTGTCATAGCTTGTCAACTGTTGCTTTCCAATCGATTACAAATAACAAAATTATTACGCCTTCACTTTTAGGCTTTGAATCACTTTACTCAACAATACATACGAGTACCATATTTTTCTTTGGTGCTAGTGCATTAATCAATTTTAGTGGGATTAGTTCATTTATTTTTCAAGTTATCCTAATGGTCTTGATGAGTTTAATCCTTTACGGATGGCTTCTTTCCGGGAAATATGGTAATTTACAACTTATGCTTTTGGTCGGCATTATTATTGGAACTGGGCTGAATTCTGTGTCAACTTTTATGAGAAGATTGCTTGCTCCTTCTGAGTTTGATATTTTACAGGCAAAATTGTTTGGTTCTGTCAATCATGCAGATGCGGCATATTTCCCGATTGTCATTCCGATGGTAATCATTATTGGGTTATTACTGATTGCTCATTCTAAAAACTTAAATGTATTGTCACTTGGGAAGGATGTTTCTACTTCTTTTGGCGTTAGACATCAATCTAGTGTAATTTATACGCTAATATTAGTTGCAATTTTGATGTCCATTTCAACCGCTTTGATTGGACCACTTACCTTCTACGGATTTTTAGTAGCAACTTTGAGTTATCAAGCAGCACCAACGTATGATCATCGATATATTTTTCCAATGGCTTTTGCTATAGGATTTTTGATTATAACAAGCGCATACTTTTTGATGTATCATGTATTTAATGCACAAGGTGTGGTTTCAGTTATTATTGAACTATTTGGTGGCGTCATCTTTTTAATTGTGATTTTAAGGAAGAGGGCTTTATGA